The stretch of DNA GCGTGGCCAAATCCAACAGCACCAGCCAGTCGAGCAGTCGCTCGGTGCGGTCGGTCCAGTGCTCGACCCACTGCCGGCGCCGCTCGCGCTCCCAGCCCGGAACGGTGTCGCGCAGACGCTCGAACACTCTCTCCGCGGACAGCGGCTCGTCGGCGTCCTGCAGCACTGAAAGCGTCTCGCTCGCGCCGAAGACGCGCTCGCGGAACGACCCACGGATATTCTCGGCTGTCGGTTCGCGCTGGGTGCGCTTGAACCCCGAATCGGTCTCCGCGGCCAACTCCAGCGCGCGGAGGAACGTCAACCACGTCCGCGCCACGTCCCGGCTCTCGTGGCCCTCGCGGCGCATCAGCCGGGCACAGCAGTCGTTCTCCGAGCCGGGGACCAGCGGCACCGCCGACTGGGCGTCCGCCACCGCGTCGAGGTCGTTCGGCGCCTCGGGCAGCGGTTTGAGTCGCACGGCCTAGAAGCCGAAGCTCTCCGCCAGCAGTTCCTCGTTGCGCTCGCCGAAGCGGTACGTCGGGCCGTCGGCCACGTCGACGGTGGCCGCTGCGGGGCCGAACACTGACTCCGGCAGCGCCTCGAAGTCCCAGTCGTGGGCCCCGAAGATGTCCGCGAACGGCTCGCCGAACTCCTCGCCGGCGGCGGAGGTGACCGACTCGAACGCGTCGGCGTCGTCGCTGGCGACGGTGAGGTGGACCTCGCCCCCGTAGGCCAGCGCGTCGTTCGTCCGGGCCATCGCCTCGCTCTCGTCGTAGCCGACGGGCGCGACGGGCGCACTGCCCGAGACCGAGAGCACGTCGTTCGGGTCGTACCCCGCCTCGAACAGCTGCCAGACCGCCATCTCCGGGGCGCGGGCGCCGGCGGCGACGCTGCCGGCGATCGAGCCCAGTGCGAACGTCGGCAGGAACACGCCGCTCTCCTCGACGCCCGCGAGGTCGGCGACGTGGGCCGCGATCTGGTCGTCCGGCAGTTCGATGCTCTCGACGGCCAGCACGGTCAGGTCGAACTCGTCGTAGTAGCCGACGGCCTCGAACTCGCTCTCGCGGCCGACCAGCGCCCGGGCCGGGCCGGAGCCGAGCCCGTCGAACACGTCGAAGTCGAGCTCCCAGCCCGCCTTCTGCGAGCACAGCAGCGCGATCCCGGGGTGGTCCGTCGACAGTTCGACGTGGGGGACGGGCGCGCCGTCGACACGGCCCATCCGGGTCGTGATCGTCGACAGCCCGGCCGTCTGGATCTCCGCGAGCAGCACGCCCGCCTCGACCCCACCGTCGACGTCGACGCCGAAGTCCAGCACGGTCGCGCCCGAGTCGAGTTCGTAGGGCGCGACGTTGAGCTCGTCGGCGAAGTCGAGCGCCTCGTCGACCAGCTCGACCGCCATCCGGTTGATGCTCTCCATACGCCTTACTCCCGCCGCCCCGCGTAAAGGGGTTTTCAGTCCGTCCACGGCTCGCGGTGCCGCCGACGGTTCTGTCACCCTCAGAAGGTTTATCCCGAGAGTGTGCTATCTCATGTCATGGATCGGCGGACGCTCCTGCGGAACTGTGCCGTGCTGGGGGCGGCAGGCCTGAGCGGCTGCAGCGGGCTGGCGGGTCGATCGGCCGCCCCCGACACCGACTCACCGACGCGTTCCCCGACTGCGACTGCCTCACCAACGTCGACGCGGACGGAGACGGCGACGCCGGAACCGATGGCCGAGTTCTTGGACGAACTCGTCGGCGCGATCGACCGCGAGACCGAGGACTGGGACGAGGGCGTCAGTGTGGACGACGTCTCGGAGAGCTTCGTCGCGACGCTCCGTGACGACGACGGCTACACCGACAACGGGCTCGCCTTCCTCGATCGGTTAGAGACCGTCTCGGAGTCGTTGGAGATGCGGAACGCTGCCCGGACCGCGGCCTCGGTCGCCGCGTTCGATTCGATCTCGGACGGCGATCTCGCGACGGTGGACCGATGGCTGGCTTTGCCGACCGGCTTTCAGAGGGGAGCGTTCATGGCGACGTCGTACCCCCCGACCGGCGCGATCGCGGGCGCCCTCGTCGACTCGTCGGGGGACGGAATGCGGGACGGGTTCCTGCTCGGGACGAGCCCGTTGCTATCCGTCGTCGAGCGACTCCACGAACCGAGACCGATCGTCGCGGAGATGGCGACGAACCTCGCCGGCGAAGGGTACACCGAACGGGCGATCAGCTACATGCGGACGGTGTTACGCTACCGTCAGTACGAGGGTAACCCCTACGAGCGGTGGGCCCAGGCGGAGCGGCAAAACCTGCTGGTCGAAGCGACGACCGACGGCGAGATCACCGAGGCCGCATCCCGAGGGATCGGGAGCAGCAGTAGTGACCGTCTCATCGACGCACAGGCCGAGGCGTTCGGCGTCGATCCGACCCGGGGCGACACAGCGGGTGACGGGTTCCCCGACCACCTCGCGTGGCTGATGGCCGAGGAGTTCGGGTTCCCGGTCCACCCCACCGAACCGGACGTCTACGTCGAGGTGGCGGCCGCCGAGGGGGTCGACCACCTCTCTGAGAACGAGCGGGAACGGCTGGTCGACCTGTTCGCGAACGCGCCCGGCGGACCGATTCACCTCCACTTCTACGAGGGGGCCGACGACGTCGAACCATTGACACAGGGGTACGAGGAGGCGGTCGAGTCCCGGGCGGAGGACGGCGAACGCGCCGGACTCGGCCACCACTACGTCCTGTTGAACGACCGCGACCTCGATTTCCAGGGCGAGGACGATCGGCGGGGGTTGAACACCGGAACCGCAAGTTGGGTCGACGGAACGCTCCCGTGGACCGAACGAACGAGCGTGTTGGCACACGAACTCGGCCACTCCCTCGGGCTGTTGCCGGAGGAGTTCGGGGGGATCGATTCGGAGGAGTACTCGGTGGGCGAGTACGCGAGCGTCATGAACTACAACGGACCCGACGACTTCGCCGACTACAACGACGGCGACCCGTTCGACGACTGGGAGCATATGCGCGAGAACACGTTCCGGTACGGTGAGTTGGACGTCTCGGGTCTCGAGCAAACGTGGCAGAACGGCGAACCCCCGCAGTAGTCTGAGCCGCCTTCACCGCTCGCTCCGTGCCTCCCGCCCCAACGCTTCCTCGACGGAGTCGACTTTCGACGCCGCGTCGGCGTCGCTGGTCCGCTTGTCGTCGATCTTCAGGAACGTGCTCACGCGATCGCCGTCCACGGCCTCGTGGGCGGCCTGCGCCGCGGCGAACAGTTCGCTGATCTCGTCGGCCTCGATGGTGGTCCCCATCGGCGTGGTCTCGTAGGACACGTCGAACGCCTCGAGCGCGTCGACGGCTTTCGCGACTTCGGACCCCATCGACTCGTCGGTCGCCGGTGCGACGGAGAGGAACGCCACGACGGTCATGGCCGGCTGTTGACTCCCCCGGGACTTCGCTCTACCGGCGACCGGAACGCTGAGGGTAACGGCCGCACACGCCACCCCCGTGACCGACGATATCGAGGTCCCCCGGGACGGCGCCGCGGTCGCGCGGCGCTACCTCCGCGTCGAACGGCTGGTCAGCGGCGCTGTCGCGCTCGGAATCGGGATCGCCGGCGCGGCGGCGTTCCTGTCGCTCCCGCCGCTGTGGGCGTTGGTCCCCATCGTTGCCCTGATGGCGCTGGCACGGGCGCCCGTGTTCCGCACGGGCGGCCGTGCCCGACTGCGAACCGACGCCGACCCCGAGGCGGTCCGCGAGGCGTTCGCGGGGCCGACACCGCCGTCGCTCGTGCTTCAGTGGGGGATCGCGGACGACGTGCGACGGGTCGACGGCGGCGCCGCGTTCGACCTCTCCTACCTGTTCGGCCTCCGGAGCGTCGAGATGGGCGTCGAAGCCGAGGTCGTCGAGAACGTGACCGAGCCGGATCGCGTGGAACTGACCGTCACGGCCGAAGGGCAGCCGTGGGGCACGTACACCGCGTGGATCGAGCCCGTCGAGGGCGGCACCGGCATCACGGTCGAGGTGCAGTCCGACCGGAAGTTCGGCCTCCGGCGGCTCCCCCAGCACCTCGTCGCGCGCCGGTACCGCGACGCCGCACTGGCGGCACAGGGGTACGAGACCGTCGAGCGGTCGTTCTCGCTGTCGCGGTAGCCGACGGCCACGAACGCCCGGATTCGCCGGACGAGCGCGTCGGACTGCTCACGGGGACACGCGGTGTCCCACAGCTACAGGCCTACAGTCCGCCGAGACTGCAGAGCAATGGGGAGGAGTATATAGCGTCTAGTGTGAGGATGAATACCACTATGGATGAACAGATCGCTGTAGGGTTATTGTACTGGAAAATACCCCTATTATAAACTGCTTTACTCGTACCCACCCCCGACTCAGGTGATGGCACCGGACCCGGAGGCAGGACGAGTATCGCGGCGGAAATTCATCGCAGTGACTGGCGTTGCGGGCGTGGCGGGGGTCGCCGGCTGTTCTGGCGGCAGCGGGACCGACACCGAGGCGGGCGGCTCCAGCGGCTCCGGCTCGGGGAGTTCGAACGGGCTGGACACGACGGTCCTAACCGGCGACGGCTCCTCGACGGTGTTCCCGATCACGAACACCGCCTCCAGCTACTGGAACTCCAACCCCGAGGCGGGCGACGAGGACTACTGGCCCCAAGAGTGGGCCGACGAGTACGGCACCGACATGCGGCTGGCGGACTACTTCGCGAGCGACTACGGCTACGAGGCGACCGAGCAGCGCTCGGTCCCGCCGTTCCGTGTCAGCATCGCGCTAAGCCACTCGGGGACGGGGATCGAGGGCGTGATGGAGGGTCGCGTCGACATCGGCGACGCCAGCTCCTCGGCAGCCTCTGAACTCGGCGAGGACGCCGAGGGGCTCGACGACTTCGTCGACCACGTCGTCGGCGTCGACGGCCAGCCGATCGTCGTCAGCCCCGAGATCGCGGACGCGGGGCTGGAGTCGATCACCATCGACGAGCTGCGCGGCATCTACAAGGGCGAGATCACCAACTGGAACGAGGTCGGCGGCCCCGATCGAGAGATCCTCGCGCTCGGCCGTGCGGAGGGCTCCGGCACGGACACCGCGTTCCGGAACAACGTCTACGGCGACCCCGAGGAGCCGATCAGCCCCGACCAGCGCTTCGGGCAGAACCAGCAGCTCCAGCAGGCAGTCGGGCAGGCCGACAACGCGATCGCCTACATCGCGCTGGCGTTCGTCGACCCCGAGGGCGGCACCGTCCCGATCGGTCTCGAGATCGACGGCACCCTCTACGAGTACGGGAAGAACCTCGGCGCACAGGACTACCCCCTGTCGCGTGACCTCCACGCCTACACGTACGAGGACACCTCCCGCAAGGAGGCTGCCTTCATCAACTTCTGTCTGAGCGACTTCGGGCAGGAGATCTTCGTCGCCGGGAACAACTACTTCAAGCTCCCCAGCGACCGGCTCGAGACCCAGCGCGAGAAAGTCGCGGCGTCGAACTACGAGTAACGCCACGCCCCGCGCAATCGGCTCTCCCTGATTTATCAATGATGCATTCATGACGCAGCGAGTTCCCCAAGCACGAGAGGTACTGACGCGGCTCCGTGCGGCCGTCACCCGGCGCGTCGACGGCACGAAACAGCGGGCACGCGACTACCGATCCCGGACCGAGGACGGCGCCATCGCGATGCACGGCCTCGTGATCGCGTCGGTGCTTCTGACGTTCCTGCTGTTCCTCACCGGCTCGCGGTGGACGGTGCTGCCGGTGCTGTCGTTTCTCGGGACGATGGGCGTCGGCTGGGCTCGCTATCAGGCGGAGGCCGCCAAGGCCCTGACGTTCCTGACGACCGTCGCGACGGTGTCGATCCTGACGCTGATCGTCGCGTTCCTATTGCTGGAGTCGATCCCCGCTGTCCGCGCGATGGGCGTGGACCTGTTCATGCGGGTCCGCAACCCCGCGATGGAGCCCCCCACGCTCGGGCAGGGGCTCTGGGGCCGCGGCGGCGTCTGGTCGCTCACGCCGATGATGCTCGGCACCGCGATCACGACGCTGATCGCGACGTTGATCGCGGCGCCGGTCGGCGTCGCCGGCGCGGTGTTCGTGAGCGAGATCGCGCCCGGACGTGTCCGGGAGGTCGTCAAACCCGGCATCGAGCTGATGGCCGGCATCCCGTCGATCACGTACGGGTTCATCGGCCTCACGATCGTGAACCAGTACTTCTACGCCGAGTTCGGCACCCCAACCATCGGGACGTACTTCGCGGCCGGGCTGATGATCGGCATCATGGCGCTCCCGACGGTCGTCACCGTCGCCGAGGACGCGCTGAACGCGGTGCCCGAGGAGATCAAAAGCGGCGCGCTCGCGATGGGGTCGACGAACTGGCAGACCACCAAGAGCGTCACCATCCCCGCGGGGCTGTCGGGCGTCTCTGCGGGCGTCCTGCTCGGTGTCGGCCGGGCGATGGGCGAGACGATGGCCGCGACGGTGATGCTCACCCACACGAAGGGGTTCCCCTCGCCCGTGTTCGACGTGTTCTCGCGCTACGGCGAGACGCTCACCACCGTCATCGCGTTCGAGGGCGGCAACGCCAGCGGCGTCCACATGAGCGCGCTGTTCGCGGCCGGCGTCGTCCTGTTCGTGATGGTGATGCTGCTGAGCGTCGCCTCGCAGTACGTCGAGTGGCGGATGCACCGGAAGCTCGGAGGTGAGCGATGAGCAACGTCGAACGGAACCGGCTCGCCGGCGCGGACTCGACGGCCGGCGACCTCGTGTCGACCGGGATCCTCGCCGTCGCAGTCGTCACGTTCCTCGCGTCGTGGGTACTGCTGCTGCAGTGGGCCGACGAGACGGCGACCGTCGCCGGGCTGAGCGTGCTGAAGCTGCTCGGCGTCGGCCTCGTCGTCGTCGGCGGGGGGCTCGCGTTCCTCGGTCTCGGTTCGTGGCTCGACTACGTCGACACCGCGCCGTCGTCGACGGCAGGCGTCACCGTCGGCGCCGTGTTCGGCCTGCTGTGGGCGATCGTCGGCGGCCTCGCCGCCACGCTGGTGCTCGGGAACGACGCTGCGCTGTGGCTCCCCGTGGCCGCCCTCGTCGGGGTCGGCGGCTTCCTCGCGTCGGTCCTCCCCCCCGAGGACGTCGGCTCGACACTCCCCGTCGCGGGGGTACTGATCCTGCTCGGCGGCTTCGTCGCCGTCGGCGGCATCAACGCCGGCTGGACGTGGTCGCCGGCGTGGTCCTCCGCCGAGTTCCCGGGGAGCGAGCTCGTCCCGATCCTCGTCGTGTTCGGCACGCTGCTCGGCGCCTGGAGCGCCGGGAAGGCGAAGGCGGGGTTCGGCGCCGAGGGGCGACAGACGGGGGCGTACTACCTCGTCGGATCGGTCGTGTTCGGGATGCTCGGCGTGCTCGTACTGCTGATCGCGTTCATCGTCACCAACGGGCTGGAGACGATGCTCACGGGCGCGAGCCTGACTGGCGGCCGGTTCACTCTCCCGTTCGTCGGCGTCCGGCTCCCGTGGCCCGAGTTCCCGTTCCTCCTGAACCAGACCGGCGGGCTCTACGTCGAGATCCCGGGCGTTCTGCCCGCGGTCGTCGGGACGCTGTGGCTCGTGTTCGGCGCGATCACGTTCGCGGTCCCGCTCGGAATCGGCGCCGCGGTGTTCCTGACGGAGTACGCCGAGCGCGGGCGGTTCACGCAGGTCGTCGAGGTCGCGACCAACGGGCTCTGGAGCACGCCGAGCATCGTGTTCGGGCTGTTCGGGCTGGCGTTTCTCGTCCCGCGGATCAGCGGCGGGAACTCGATCGTCGTTGGGCAGTTGGTGCTCGGCTTCATGCTCCTGCCGCTGGTGCTCATCACCAGCCGAGAGGCGATTCTCGCGGTGCCCGACGCCCACCGCGACGCCAGTGCCGCCCTCGGCGTCACGAAGTGGCAGACGATCAGGAGCGTCGTGCTCCCGGCGGCGATGCCGGGCACCATCACCGGCGTCATCCTCGGCGTCGGCCGGATCGCCGGGGAGACGGCCCCGCTGCTGCTGGTGTTCGGCGGGGCGCCGTACCCCAGCAACTCCCCGAACGTCCTCGGCAGCTTCCAGCTCAGCGCCCAGCCCCCGTTCGTGACGAACGAGGCGCTGCTCTCCCCCGCGAGCGCCCTGCCGTACCAGCTGTACTCGACGATCACGGCCGGGGTGTTCCCCAAGGAGATCTTCACCAACACCGAGTTCGGCTGGGGCACCGCCCTCGTCCTGCTGCTCGTCGTCGTCGGCTTCTACGCCGTCGGCGTCGGCAGCCGACTCTACTTCCGGAGGAAACTACATGAGTAAGACAGAGACGCGCGACGGCACCGAACAGGAGCTGACGACTACCGGCGAGACCAGCGAGGAGGTCCGCGAGGCGTGGACGGAGTACGAGTTCGCCGGCGACGCGAAACTCGCCGCCGAGGACCTCGACGTCTACTACGGCGAGGAGCGGGCGCTCCAGAGCGTCTCGTTGGAGATCCCCGACGAGTCCGTGACCGCGCTCATCGGGCCGTCGGGCTGCGGGAAGTCGACGTTCCTCCGGTGTCTGAACCGCATGAACGATCGGATCAACAGCGCACGCGTCGACGGCTCCGTGCGGCTCGACGGCGAGGAGATCTACAGCGACGGCGTGAACCTCGTGGAGCTCCGCAAGCGCGTCGGGATGGTGTTCCAAGAGCCCAACCCGTTCCCGAAGTCGATCGCGGATAACATCTCCTACGGGCCGCGGAAACACGGCGACCTCGATACGGGGCTGCTGGCTCGCCTGCTCGGCCGCGACGACACCCAAGAGGAGCGCGAACTGGTCGAGCGGGCGCTCCGTCGGGCCGCGCTCTGGGAGGAGGTCGCGGACCGACTCGACGACAACGCGCTCGGGCTCTCCGGCGGCCAGCAACAGCGCCTCTGTATCGCGCGCTGTCTCGCGGTCGACCCCGACGTGATCCTGATGGACGAGCCCGCGAGTGCGCTCGACCCCATCGCGACCGCGAAGATCGAGGACCTGATCGAGGAGCTGGCCGAGGAGTACGCCGTCGTCGTCGTCACCCACAACATGCAGCAGGCCGCCCGGATCAGCGACCAGACCGCCGTGTTCCTCACCGGCGGCCAGCTCGTCGAGTACGGCGAGACCGACCAGATCTTCGAGCACCCGCAGAGCCAGCGGGTCGAGGACTACATCACGGGCAAGTTCGGCTGATGGAGACCAGAAAGATCCAGCAGGTCGGCGGCGGCACGTACACCGTCTCGATCCCCATCTCGTGGGCCCAGGAGCACGGCGTCGAGGCCGGCGAGACTGCGTACCTCTACACCCACCGCGACGGCTCGCTGATCGTCCGCTGGGGCGAACGCGAGGAGACCGCTCTCGGGGCGGTCGACGTCGAGGGCGGCGACGCCGACGCGGCCGTCGACCGGACGCTCGACGCCGCGTACACCGCGGGGTTCGACCGAATCACCTTCCACGCTCTCTCGGCCGCCCAGCGGGAGTCGATCACCGCGCGGGCCCGGACGCTGATCGGCGTCGACGTGACCGAGGAGTCCGCGGACGGCGTCGAAGTCCGGTGGCTGCTGGACGACAGCGACCTCACCGTCCGCCGGTCGGTCGGGCAGCTCCGGTTCGTCGCGGGGTCGATGCACGACGCCGCGATGGCCACGCTCGCGGGCGCGACGGCCGACCCGCGATCGATCGGCGATCGAACCGAGGAGACCGACCGACTCGCCCGGCTGGTCGAGCGCCAGTGCAGCCGGGCGATGGTGCTGTTCGCGGCGCTCGACCGGCTCGACGCCACGCGCCCACAGCTGTTTGCGCAGTACCGCGCGGCGCGCGAGCTCGAGCGGGTCGGGATCGACGCCGCCGAGATCGCCCGCGCCGTCCGTCGGTTGGGCCCGGTCGAATCGGCCAACCTCGCTGCCGACGTTCGCGCCGTCGGCGACGACGCCCGCGAGACCGTCGAGATGGCGGCCGACGCGGTCGTCGACGGGGGGTCGACCGCGACGGCACACGAGGTGCTGGACCGCGCCGGGAGTGCCGCGGAAGCGGCGCGAGCGCTCCGCCGGACGGTGTCGACCGAGGCGCCGCCGGACGGCATCCTGCTCACTCGCGTGCTCGACAGCGTGCTCCGGACTACCAGCCGCGCCGAGTCGCTCGGCGAGATCGCTCTCCAACGAGTCGTTCGGTCCTGACGCGACCCGTTCTTGTTTCGTGGTAACACGCTTACAGCCAACGGCGGGCTTAACACCCACGGGCCGAACTACTCACACACATGCGAGAGGACTTCCTGCTTCTCAACCCCGGTCCGGTACCGATGAGCGACGCGGCGCGCGAGGCGATGAGCGAGCCGATGGTTTCCCACCGCTCGGGCGCGTTCGAGGCGGTGTACGAGCGCGCACAGGACGGGCTAGAGTACGTGTTCGAGCGCTCGACGCCCGACGAGACGCGAGCCACCCGGGACGGCGAGGCGCTGATCCTCAACGGGACGGCGACGATGGGGATGGAGGCCGCCGTCGCGAACCTCGTCGACCCCGACGACGAACTCGTCGCGGTCGTCAACGGGAAGTTCGGCCGGCGGTTCAAGCGCATCGCACAGCGCCACTGCGAGGTGACGGCCGTCGAGTTCGACTGGGGCGATCCCGTCGACGTGGACGCGGTCGCCGACGCGGTGACCGACGACACCGCGGTCGTCACGGTCGTCCACAACGAGACGAGCACGGGGCTCATCAACCCCGTCCCGGAGATCGGCGCGATGGCCGCGGAACACGACGCCCGGTTCGTCGTCGACGGCGTTACCTCCATCGGCGGCGACGAGTTCCGGATCGACGACTGGGACGTCGACATCGCGGTGACTGACGGGCAGAAGGCGCTCGCGGCGCCGCCGGGGATCTCCGCGCTGTACGTGGCCGACGGCGTCGACGTCCACATCGACGGCGAGGGGGCGCCGTTCTACGAGGACCTCGACTGGCACAGCCGGAAAGCGAGCCAGCATCAGACCCCCTTTACCAGCGCGGTTCCGCTGTTCCGCGGGCTCGCGGTCGCGGTCGAGGAGATCGAGGCCGAGGGGATGGGCGACCGCATCGCCCGCCACCGCCGGCAGTCGACCGCGTTCCGTGAAGCGATGTGGGCGATGGGGCTTTCGTCGTTCCCCGAACTGAACGACGAGAGCAGCTACTCCAACACGCTGACGGCGATCGAACTGCCCGAGGGCGCCCGCGAGGAGGACAGCGACGAGTTCTTCGACGCGGTCTCCGAGCGCGGCGTGTCGATCTCGGGCGGGCAGGCCCACCTCGGCGGCGACATCTTCCGGGTGAGCAACATGGGGAACCTCACGAGCGAGCAGCTGCTGCGGGGGATCCGAACCATCGGCGAGGCGTTCGAGCAGGTCGGCGTCGACGTGGACACCGAGGCAGGAGTCGAGACCGCGCGGCAGGAACTGGACGCGTAAATCTCAGTCGAGCAGTCCGGTCCGCTCGAACAGCGTCGCCAGCGCGTCCATCGTCGTCACCACGTCGTCACAGTGCGGTTCGACGGCGTCCTTGGGCTCGAAGCCGACCGCGTGGCCCGCGGCTTGCAGCATCGGCAGGTCGTTCGCGCCGTCGCCGACCCCGACGGTGTTCGCGCGATCGACGTCGTACTCTGTACAGAGCTCTTCGAGCGCGTCGTCTTTCGTCCCCTCGATCAGCGGTCCCTCGACCTCGCCGGTGAGTTCGCCGTCCGCGGTCGGGAGGTCGTTAGCGACGATCCGGTCGACGCTCGCGCCGTCGCGTTCGAGGGCTGCCTCGACGCCGGGCGTGAAGCCGCCGGTGAGGATCGCCGTCGTGTGGCCGGCGTCGTTGAGGCGCTCGATCACGTCCGCGGCGCCCGGTCGGAGCGTCGTCTCCTCGTACGCCGCGGCGGCCTCGTGTTCGGCCAATCCGTCGAGCATCGCCGCGCGCTCGCGCAGGCTCTCGGCGTAGGAGAGCTCCCCGCGCATCGCGCGGGCGGTGATGCCGCCAATCTCTTCGGCGACACCGTACCGTTCGCCAAGTGCCACCAGCATCTCCGCCTCCGAGAGCGTGCCGTCGAAGTCGAACGCGACGAGGGTCATACCCTCTCTCCGGGCGCGGGGGTAATCAGTCGTTTGTCCGGGATAGCCGCGGCGCGGGAGCGGTACACATTTGTCGCCGGTCGGAGTCGCCCGAGTATGGTCGATCCCTCCACTGAACGGCAGCTCACCGAGATCAAGTACCTCTTGGTGCTGACAGTCGCGCTGCTCAGTGGCCTCGTGTTTGGCCGTGACGCGTACGCGCAGATGCAGATCGCCCTCGCGAGCGTCCTCGTTCTGGGGGCCGTATTCGCGGTCCGTTCGCTACGTTCCGGCGGCAAGTAGTTCCGTCCGGTCCGATGCCGCGACGACCCACACCACTGCATACTCTCTATTTCATTCCTCGATAGTATTCACGTTCGTGCCTATTCATGGGCCAATCACTCCCATGCTTGAGAAAGCGTTAACCCCCGGGGAGAGTTCACTCGGAGCGTGAAGGTACTCATCACGGATCCGATCGCCGACGCCGGGATCGAACGCCTCCGCGAGGCGGGCCACGAGGTCGCCACCGACTACGACGCCGCCGGAACCGCGCTGCTCGACGCCGTTTCCGACGCCGACGCGCTGATCGTCCGTTCGGGCACCGAGGTGACCGAGGAGCTGTTCGCGGCCGCGCCGAACCTCCAGATCGTCGGCCGTGCGGGCATCGGCGTCGACAACATCGACATCGACGCCGCCACGGAGCACGGTGTGATCGTGGCGAACGCGCCCGAGGGGAACGTCCGCGCCGCCGCCGAGCACACCGTCGGGATGACGTTCGCGACCGCGCGCTCGATCCCGCAGGCCCACGGCCGGATGGTCGAGGGCGCGTGGGCGAAGGGAGCGTTCCTCGGCACCGAACTCAACGGGAAGACCCTCGGCATCGTCGGCCTCGGCCGCGTTGGGCAGGAGGCTGCCAAGCGACTCGGCGCGCTGGGGATGGAGCTCGTCGCCTACGACCCGTACATCAGCGAGGAGCGCGCCGAGCAGCTGGGCGCCGAACTGGTCGAACTGGAGGAGTGTATCGACCGCGCGGAGTTCCTCACCGTCCACGTCCCGCTGACCGACGAGACGGAGGGACTGATCGGCGAGGAAGAGCTCGCCCAGCTGGAGGACGGCTACGTGATCAACGTCGCTCGGGGCGGCGTCGTCGACGAGTCGGCGCTGGCCGACGCGGTCGAGGACGGCGTCGTCGCCGGCGCCGCGCTGGACGTGTTCACCGACGAGCCGCTCCCAGAGGGCTCGCGTCTGCGGGAGGTCGAGGACATCGTGCTGACACCCCATCTCGGCGCCTCGACCGCCGAAGCACAGGAGCACGTCGCCGTCGCGACCGCCGAGCAGGTGCTCGCCGCGTTCACCGGTGAGCCGGTGATGAACGCGCTCAACGCTCCCTCGGTCGACGAGAGCGCCTTTCCCCGGATCGAGCCGTACATTGGCCTCGCGGAGACCGCCGGGCGGGTCGCCGCCGAGCTGTTCGACGGCCGGATCGAGCAGATCGAGGTGAGCTACGCCGGCG from Halolamina sediminis encodes:
- a CDS encoding AbrB/MazE/SpoVT family DNA-binding domain-containing protein, translating into METRKIQQVGGGTYTVSIPISWAQEHGVEAGETAYLYTHRDGSLIVRWGEREETALGAVDVEGGDADAAVDRTLDAAYTAGFDRITFHALSAAQRESITARARTLIGVDVTEESADGVEVRWLLDDSDLTVRRSVGQLRFVAGSMHDAAMATLAGATADPRSIGDRTEETDRLARLVERQCSRAMVLFAALDRLDATRPQLFAQYRAARELERVGIDAAEIARAVRRLGPVESANLAADVRAVGDDARETVEMAADAVVDGGSTATAHEVLDRAGSAAEAARALRRTVSTEAPPDGILLTRVLDSVLRTTSRAESLGEIALQRVVRS
- a CDS encoding pyridoxal-phosphate-dependent aminotransferase family protein; translated protein: MREDFLLLNPGPVPMSDAAREAMSEPMVSHRSGAFEAVYERAQDGLEYVFERSTPDETRATRDGEALILNGTATMGMEAAVANLVDPDDELVAVVNGKFGRRFKRIAQRHCEVTAVEFDWGDPVDVDAVADAVTDDTAVVTVVHNETSTGLINPVPEIGAMAAEHDARFVVDGVTSIGGDEFRIDDWDVDIAVTDGQKALAAPPGISALYVADGVDVHIDGEGAPFYEDLDWHSRKASQHQTPFTSAVPLFRGLAVAVEEIEAEGMGDRIARHRRQSTAFREAMWAMGLSSFPELNDESSYSNTLTAIELPEGAREEDSDEFFDAVSERGVSISGGQAHLGGDIFRVSNMGNLTSEQLLRGIRTIGEAFEQVGVDVDTEAGVETARQELDA
- the serB gene encoding phosphoserine phosphatase SerB, coding for MTLVAFDFDGTLSEAEMLVALGERYGVAEEIGGITARAMRGELSYAESLRERAAMLDGLAEHEAAAAYEETTLRPGAADVIERLNDAGHTTAILTGGFTPGVEAALERDGASVDRIVANDLPTADGELTGEVEGPLIEGTKDDALEELCTEYDVDRANTVGVGDGANDLPMLQAAGHAVGFEPKDAVEPHCDDVVTTMDALATLFERTGLLD
- the serA gene encoding phosphoglycerate dehydrogenase, yielding MKVLITDPIADAGIERLREAGHEVATDYDAAGTALLDAVSDADALIVRSGTEVTEELFAAAPNLQIVGRAGIGVDNIDIDAATEHGVIVANAPEGNVRAAAEHTVGMTFATARSIPQAHGRMVEGAWAKGAFLGTELNGKTLGIVGLGRVGQEAAKRLGALGMELVAYDPYISEERAEQLGAELVELEECIDRAEFLTVHVPLTDETEGLIGEEELAQLEDGYVINVARGGVVDESALADAVEDGVVAGAALDVFTDEPLPEGSRLREVEDIVLTPHLGASTAEAQEHVAVATAEQVLAAFTGEPVMNALNAPSVDESAFPRIEPYIGLAETAGRVAAELFDGRIEQIEVSYAGEIAEEDVELVTASALQGAFAPLEWQVNAVNAPRVAEERGVDVTETKTRSSDDFQSLLTVTVGDGTDELAVSGTLFTGEEPRLVSIDGYRVDALPHGHMLVARNEDAPGVIGLIGTVLGEYGVNIAGMYNARETIGGEALTVYSLDDDVPEDALAQLTADSRIIAVQEIDLSD